TGTACAGTGATTAGCAACAAGAATAGAAAAATCTAATTTTGCAAAATAAATAAGTGTTTCTTCAATTTGATCCCCCGAAGCAGAAGAAAGATGGGTTCCACCAATAATTCCATAAATTCTTTCTTCTTTAGTAACCTCTTTAGCATATTCTATAATATTTACTACACCAGAATGGGCGCATCCAAGAATTATAACCAGTCCTTTATCTGTTTTAATAAATAAGCTCATATCATCAAGTATAGGATCTGGGAGTTTTTGCCCATTCCTTTTTACATAAAGTCTCGGATCCATTTTTTCAAAGGTTGTTTTTCTTGGGATCTCCCCACTTACCCATATATTAGGAAATATCTCAAAGGGCTCTTTAATCCATTCAAAATTAGCTCCAAGCCCCTCTAAAGTTTCTCTTCTAAAGGGTATTCCTACATAATAATCCTCTAAAGCATAATGAAGACTATAAATATCTCTATGAGCATAAATATTGATAGGTTTTCTAATGAATTCTAAAACTTTTTTCAATCCACCAGTATGATCATAATGTCCATGGCTTAAAACTATAGCATCAGTTTTTTTTAAATCTATTCCTAAACGAAGCGCATTTTCTACAACTTTCCCAGTTTGCCCAGTATCAAATAAAAGGTTATATTCTTCGTGTTCAATCCATAAACTTAATCCATGCTCCCCTGTAAGCCCTGTAGGAATTAAAACACCTACTGAATTTTCTATTAAAACAACAATTTTCATTTTTATTTAATTAATTTTATTTTAAAATTGAGAAACATTTTCATTATTATCATAATATTATCCTTAATTTTGTCAACCGAAGATTTTAAATATTAATTGCAAAATCTATCTCTTCTCTTTTTTAAGGAAAGTTTATATAATTAAAAATTGACCATGCTTAAGTTTCTTTTTTTAAAAAAAGAAACGATAACCTTACCAGAAATTTTAGAAGATCTTAAGAAAGAAAAAAGGCTAAATTTAATCCCTATAGAAGAAGTACACAAGCTTTCCTTAGAAGAATTAAAAGAGGTACAAGCTATTTTAGTTCTTGGAGGAGATGGCACCTTTTTAAAAGCTGTGCCTTATGCTTATAAATATGATTTGCCCATTCTTGGGGTAAATATGGGAAAATTTGGATTTTTAACTGAAACTTACATAGAGGAGCTTCCCTATACAATTCTTGCTTTAGAAAAAGGTTTAAATTTTTTTGAAGAAAGAACGCTTTTAAAAGTAATTTATCAAAATAAAGAATATGTAGGTTTAAATGAAGGAGCTATAATGAAAGGCCCAACCGGAAAAATCATCTATTTAAATTTAAAAATAAACAACATAGAAGTAACTACTATTTATGGAGATGGCTTAATTATTTCAACCCCAACAGGTTCTACTGCTTATAACCTTTCTGCAGGGGGTCCGATTGTACATCCGAAAGCTAAGGTTTTTATCTGTACCCCTATTTGCTCATTCAAAATAAATATTAGACCTTTAATAATTCCTGATGATTGTATAATTGAAGTCTCTGTAAATAAAACTGATGAAGATATTCATCTATTAATTGATGGACAAATAAATTTATTCATTAAAAAGGAAGAAGAAATATTAATTAAAAAGGCAGAAAAAACCCTAAAACTAATTCCTTCTTTAAAAAGGAATTATTTTCAAATTTTAAAAGAGAAATTCCAGTGGTAAATTATATCTCTTCCTCTTCTTTTTTAAGAAGTTTAGAAGCGAGTTCTTCCTTTTTTTCTTTAATTGCTTCCTTCCCTTTTTCAATAGCTTCCTTTATTTCTTCTTTTTTAGTTTTAAGGATTTCTTTAGCTTTAGCTGAAAGTTCTTCAGCTTTTTCCTTTAAAGCCTCTGCCTCAGCTTTTAATTTTTCAGTAGTTTTTTCAACCTCATCTTTTATTTTTCTTCTTACCTCTTCTCCACTTGCAGGAGCGAGTAAAAGAGCTGTTATTCCTCCAGCCACAAAACCTACTAAAAAAGCTAAAAATATTGTTTTTTTCTCACCCATAGTAACACCTCCTTTATAAATTTTAACTTATCTTTTTTCTTTTAACGATAAAGAAAGAATCCTTCTTAAACTACTACTTAATTCCTTTGCACCTGTAATTAAAGAACTTAATTCAATATATAAATTTTTAATCTGATTATTAAGAGAATCAAGCAACATTTTAGTAGTGTTTCCAAAATCTATGATAGAATTTATAAGTGGATCTAAAGAATTCACTGTTACTTTTACTTTTTCTGTTACAAATCTAACATTTTTTATATTTTCCTTTGCATTTTCAGTTATATCTTTTATTTCATCTGTAACTATTTCTACTTTTCCTTTCACAAAAGCCTCAAAATCTTTTACAGTTTCACCTATTTCTCTTATTATATTAGGAACAATCTTTAAATTAGTAATTAATTCATTTAAATTATCAACAGCAGTTTTAATAGAGTCTATAGTACTATTAAGATTTTCTAAAAGGGGATTCAAATTTCCCAGATCCTGATTTAAACGAGTAACTATTTTATTAATTTTTAAGAATATAAAAATAGATATACTTATTAAAATAATAGATAAAATAACTAACAGGTATATTAAAATTTCCATAGATAACTCCTTTAAAAGATTTATTTTAAAAATATAAAACAGAATTTTAATTTTTCCACTTTATTAAATCTGGAGAAGTTCTTTTAATAAAAACATTTTTAGGAACAATTCTTATACTATACTGTTTTAAACCATGAGCATATAAAGGATAAACACCATAAAATATAGCTTTATTATCTTTATATTCCTTAAAAGGAATAGGATAAACTTCAAGTCGTCTTTCTATCTCTTCTTCTACCCCTGGAGCTACAACGCAATAAATTTCACTTATAAAAACTACTTGAACCTCTATCAAATCCGGAGAAAGACCAGCAAGATCAATTTCTACAGTTAATTCAAGTTTATCCTCTTCAAAAAGATTTCTTCCTACAAGATTATCATAAACATTAAGAATTTTTATATCTTTCCATTTTTCTAAAATAGTATTTTTCTTATTTATTAATTCACGTAAAAAGGCATAATTATTTTCTGTAAGGATTTTAAAATTTTCTAAGGCAGGAATATAAAATTTTTGGGTATATTCAAGAAGAACTCGATTTATAGAAAAATGTTTACAAGCTGTATAGATTGCCTGTTTCATCATTTTAATCCAATTTTTAGGAATACCCTCTTCATCTCTCTCAAAAAATAAAGGTATTATTTCATTTTCTAAAAGGTTATAAATTTGATTAGCTTCAAAGGCATTATAAGGTGGTAGTCCTTCCTTTGGATGAATAGCCCATCCGTTATTTCCTGTATAACCCTCTGGCCACCATCCATCAAGTACACTTAAATGCAAAACCCCGTTCATTGATGCCTTTATACCGGAAGTTCCTGAAGCTTCCATTGGTCTATAAGGAGTATTTAACCACACATCTGATCCCCAAACTAAATATCTTGCAAGATGTATGTCGTAATTTTCAAGAAAAATTACTTTATCATAAAAATTATATTGTTCTCTAAATTCTAAAATCTCTTTTATCATTTTTTTACCTTCTTCATCCTTAGGATGAGCCTTTCCAGCAAAAAGCAAAATTGTATCAGTATTTCTCAAAATTTCTGCTAATTTTTCTTTATTATATAAAATTAAAGTATTTCTTTTGTATCCAGTAACCCTTCTTGCACAGGTAATAATTAAATGATGTGCTGTAGGGAATTTAAAAACCCTTGTTTCTTTACCTAAATGTCTTATTTTAAAATATTCTTCTTCTAATACTTTTTTAAGATAAGCTATTAACCTATATTTGTTTCTTTTGTGAGCCTCCCAGATTTCTTCACCAGGTATTTTTAAAATTTCTTCCCATCCGGTATCTTCCTCAGACATGTAGATAAAGTGTGTACCTAAGTATTTTTTAAGTAAATTGTAGAAAGGTTCACTTAACCATCTCCAATGTACACCATTGGTGATATAATAAATGGGAACCTCTTCAGAAATAAATTTTTCAAAAAGAGGATTCCACATTTGTTTTGTAGTATTTTGATGAATTCTTGAAACAGCATTTACATAAGAAGAATTTCTAATAGCTAAAGCTGGAAGCCAAAAGATAGTTTTATCTTTTCCTATAAAACCTTCTTCAAAAAGTTTTTCCCTTGTTTCTAAATCAAGTACATCTTCAAGAAGATCAAAAAGGTATTTTTTAACCAGTTCATGAGGAAAATGCTCATTTCCAGAAATTACAGGAGTATGGGTAGTAAAGATGGTAGTTTCTTTGATAAGCATTTTAGCTTCTTCTAAAGACAATCCCTCTTCCTTTATTAAATCCTTTAACCTTGCAAATATTACAAAAGCAGAATGTCCTTCATTAAGATGATAAAGTTTTGGCTTTATCCCCATAGCTTTAAGAGCATAATATCCACCTAATCCTAATATAATTTCTTGTTGAATCCTTTTTTCCGGTTCCCCTGGATAAAGATATCTTAAAATATCTCTCATTTCTGGAGAATTTTCATAAATATCTGTATCTAAAAAATAACAAATATTTCTTCCCACTTCTAATTTCCAAACTTTTACTTTTACAGGTTTATCAAGAATTTCTAAATTTATAATAAGAGGTTCATCTTTTTCAGTTTTTACTTCTTGTAAAAAATTTAAAAATACTTCTACCTCATCAGCTTCTTCTATTTGAGTTTTGGCTAAGGGATCGATCTTTTGCCGGAAATAGCCATTTTTATAAAGAAGTCCAATTCCAATAAGAGGCAACCCAAGGTCTGAAGCTCCTATTATCATATCACCTGCTAATATACCTAACCCTCCAGCATAAACAGGAAGAACAGGATGAAAACCAAATTCAGTGCTAAAATAAGCTATTATTTCTTCAGATGTAAAATTTGCACTTTCTATAAGAGGGTGTTTATATTCTTTATATTCCTCAAAGGTTTCCCAAATATCTTCTAAATCCATTAAAAATCTTTCATCTTTCTCAAGTCTTTGAAATATTGGTTTAGGAAGATAATAAAGAAATTTTTTTGCATTGTATTTTAATCTTCTAAAAGTTTCTGCATCAATTTTATAGAAAATTGAGAGTGCATCATAATTCCAGGTAAACCAAAGATTGTTAGAAAGGTCTAAAAGCTTTTTCAATTTTTCAGGAATTCTTGGATAAACAAAAAATTTCTTAAATTCCATATCTTTACTCCTCTAATCTATTTTCTATATCACTTAATATACTCATATAATACCTATAAACTTCTTCAGGGGAAGAATAGGGAGAAAAATATTTATGCACATCCCCATCCTGAAAATATTTAATACACATATAATAGAAATGATCAGATGTAGTAAGTTTTTTAAGAATAGATATTAAATCTTTTTTCCTTTTTTCTTTAGCTATTTTTAACAATTCATAACAGGTTTTCATAGCATTCCATTGTAAAGAATTAGATAACCAAGCAGATAAATCCCTTTCTATATCTGCCCAAGAGGTTGGTTCAGGGACAGATATAGTTTTAGGTTTATAATTTAAAGTATGACTCACTTCTGATGGTAAAAGAAAAGCTATACCCCTTTCTTTTAACAACAATTCTACCACGCTTTTTATAAATTCAAAAATCCCACTTTCTTTCCACTGATGTTCTCCAAAGGTTTCATAATCCATAAATAGATTTAGATATAGATTTTTACCTCCTTTTTCAATAAGAGTTAAATCTTTTATCCAAGAGACATATTTTTCAGCTGTTAGAGGGTATTCTTCCCAAGATTTATCACTAAATCTAAAGGCAATATCATCTGAAAGCCTATAATGTTTTAAAAGAAGAAGATGAGCATGATTATAAGAAATTCTTGGATATAAAGGAGAATCTCCTTTTAATATTTTATCAGCTCCCTCAATCAAAATAGTTTTAATGTGAGGAAGACTTAAAAGAATATCGGAAAGTTTATCAAAATAAATTAGCTCGGTATTTCTAAAAACTGTAGGAATAAAACCAAATTCTTTTTTTATAAGCTCTTCATGTTCAGCTACTTGCTCCAAAAATTCATTTAAATCAAAAACAGAGGAAAGAGAATGATAATAGGTTTCATTTAATAATTCAACTCCTCCAGTTTTAACAAGATCTAAAAAGGATTCAAAAACATCGGGACGATATCTTTTAGCCTGTTCTACAAAAGTTCCTGTAATACTAAAGGAGATCTTAAACCGTCCATCTGAGCTTTCAATTAGGTTTTTAAAAAGTTTATTAGCAGGAAGATAACATCTTTCAGAAACCTTATTAAATATATATTTGTTTAAATCTTCATCAAAATAATCAACTTTTTCTTTTATATCAAAAACTTTGTATTTATTTATTCTAAAAGGTTGATGAACTTGAAAATAAAAAATTACATAAAGCATATATTATATACGAGCTCTCTATATATATTAATTACCTCTTCAGCACGATCTTCCCACTTAAATTTTTGAACTTCTATTTGGGCTTTTTCTTGAATTTCAGCCAGTTTTTCAGGATTTTCAAGCAAATCTATTACTATCTCTACCATTTTATTTATATCCCAAAAATCAACTTTATAAGCATTTTCTATAATTTCAGAAACTCCAGATTGTTTAGAAACAATTAAAGCACATCCATGAGACATAGCCTCAAGTGCAACAAGACCAAATGGTTCAGAAGGAGAAGGCATAACTACAACATCACTCATACTTAAAGCTGTTTCAACCTCCTGTCGAGTAAGAAAACCTGTAAACATAATTTGAGTTCCTATTCCAAGACTTGCAGCCTCTAACATTAAATGCCTTTCCATTTCCCCTGCACCAGCTATCAAAAATCTTACTTTTTTGCCATAAGTATTTATTATTTTTTTGGCAAATTCTAAGAAAATCCCAGGTCCCTTTTGAATGGTGAGTCTCCCCAAAAATAAAATAACCGGTTCTTTAAATTTTTTGATCTTTTCAGGTGGTTTGGAAGGAGGTGAAAAGGCATTATAGATAACCCTTATTTTTTCTTCAGGAACTTTATAATGCTCTTTTATAAGATTTGAGGTATATTTTGATACTGCTACCACCCTATCTGAAAAATTAAGACCTAAATATTCTATTTCATGAATAATGGGATGTCCAAATCCAAGTGCTCTATCAAATTCAGTGGCATGAATATGAGTTACTAAAGGGACATTATATAGTTTTTTTAAAAATAAGCCTGCAGGATAAGTAAGCCAATCATGGGCGTGTATTAAATTAAAATCAAGGGCTTTACTAATTTCTAATACATTTTCTGTATAAGTACCTACCTTTGAAATTAGAGAATTATCTTGAGATAAAAGAGTTTCTAATCTTTCCAACACTTCATTTGGAATTTCATAAAATATTTGGGTCTTTAATTGAGGAGGTTCCCATCTTTTAGTAATCGAAATTAAATGAGGAGATAAATAGGCTCCTTTTGGTTCTAAATAATGAAATTCATAAAAACTTAAAGGAATTGGTTCAAATTGTTTTTTATCCCATTTTTTTGCAGTTGGATAATCAGCTTCCCAGGAGGAAGAAATTTCAAAAAAAACTTTTTCTTGAGTTGGTAAGATCATATAAATTTTTATTCCCTTTTCAGCAAGGGCTTTAAAAAGTCCATAACATGCTATACCAAGTCCCCCTACTATAAAAGGAGGATATTCCCAAGTAAGCATTAATACCTTCATATTATAACTCCTTTTAAAGTTTGTAAGCCTTTTTCTATAAGATAAATAGAAGCCACTGACCAAAATTGAGCATGAGCTCCCTTTGGATAATAGGGATTTTCTCCATCATATAATTCAGGGATACTTGCTATTTTACCAGATATAATCATATCTCTAAAAGGTTTTACCAGCTTATTGAGTTCTTCTTTAAGAATTTTTTTATTTTTGTAAACTTTTTTCAAAACTTCAGCATAGGGATAAAGAAGCCATACCCAAACCGTTCCATTATGATAAGCAAGATCTCTTAAATATTGACTTCCAAAGTAGTTCTTTCTAAAATTAGGATGCCTTGGGGAAAGACTTCTTAATCCATAGGAAGTAAGAAGTTCTTTTTTAGCAAGCTCTAACCCTTTTGTCATAGAAGTTTTATCAGCTATATCATACGGCAAACTTAAAGCTATGATATAATTAGGACGGATCTCGAAAATAGGTTCCTTTTTGTAAATTCTATCAGCCCAAAGTTCTCCATTAAAATACTTAGCAAAGCTTTTCTTCTGTTTTCTTATTAAAGAGTTTATATTATATTTTTTTATAAAAGGTTCTTCCAAATATTTAGAAGAAAACTTAAGCAAATTATACCATAAAGCTGAAATCTCAATTGGTTTACCATATCTTGGAGTAATAGGAATCCCATCAATAACTACATCCATCCAAGTTAAAGCTAAATTGATATTATCTGGTATTTCAATAAATCCATCTTCAGGATCAATTCTAAAGGGTAAAAAAGAATTAGTTAAAAACTGAGTTATAATTTCTTTGATAGCTTGAAGTAATTCATTTTTCTGTTTTTCAGAAATTTTATCTTTAAAAAATTCTATAAATTGAAAAATACGTAGCCCAAACCATAAAGTTCCATCAATGGAATTATAGTTTATTTCTGAGAAATCAGTTACCACATTAGGGATAAGCCCATTTTTCATTAGATTTTTATATTTAATAAATATAGTATAGGCTTTTTCAAATCCCTTTTCTAAGTAAAAAATCGCAGGAAGTCCTATAAAGGTATCTCTTCCCCAACAATAAAACCAAGGAAATCCTGCAACAATATCATCCTCCAATAAAAAACTCTCAACCATAAGGTCTAAAATTTTAAAATATTCTTCCTGGGAAAAAGATTTTTTATTCAGATCAAGTTCAGGATAATTTCTATAATAGCTCTCTATAAGCTCAATTTCTTTATTTATATCTTTTACAGGGATATCACTAAAAATTAAATAAAATTTTTCTGCAGGATTAAGATCAACTTCTATTTTAAAAGGAGAAAAAAGATCTTCTGTTGCTTCATAACCTCTTATCTCCTCTATAGGATAATAAACATGATAATAAAAAATGGGATCTTTAAAAATTTTTCCTTTAGAAAGATAAATAAAAAGCGCGAATTCATTTTTTGAGACAAAAGCTTCCTTTTCAAAAATATTTATTTCCACATCAGCTTCTTTCCAGTCCTTTTCAAATTGGACAGTATGATGATTTCTAAAAGAAAATTTTGGTCTTATTTCAAGCTTAAAGGGATAGGTGCTTATATTTTGATAAGTTATAAGGACTAAATTTTTTTCTTTATGCATTTTTATAGATTTTTTAAGAAAAAAATCTTTACTTTGGGGACAAGCAAAATAAAAAGAGGGATAGGGAAGATAGAAAAATTCTTTTATTAGCTTATATCCCTCTGGATAAGTAATATCTCTATAAAAGTTTGTATCAAGAAAATAAGTTAATCCTGAAAGAAAGGTAACCTTTTCTTCTACAGAACTTACTAAATGAATTCTCTCACCTTTTTTTCTCCCAGCAATAAGTAATCCATGATACTTTCTTGAATTAGCTAAAAAAGCATTTCCTAAAGCATAACCTCCAAGCCTATTGGTAATGATCCATTCATAAGGAGTAAACAAATGAAAAAGTTCTTTTAACATGTAAAATTATCCAATAAGCTTTTTAAAGAATTATACAGTTTAAATAATAGAAATTCAAGACAATTTTTTTAATTTTTTAACATTTTTTTTAATTTTTATACGTTAAATCTAAAATAAACTATATCTCCATCCTTTATTTCGTAATCCTTTCCTTCTATTTTTATTAATCCCAATTCTTTTGCTTTGTGAAGAGAACCTATTTTAATATAATCTTCATAATTAATGACTTCGGCTGCAATAAAACCTCTTTCCATATCAGAATGTATTTTCCCTGCAGCTTTTAAAGCTTTTGTTCCCTTTTTTATTGTCCAAGCCCTTGTTTCTTTAGGATTTGTAGTAAAAAAAGTTATCAGATTTAGTATTTTGTAACCAACCTTAATTATTTTATCAAGACCAGACTCTCTTAAATTAAGCGCCTCCATAAAATCCTTTCTTTCTTCCTTAGGAAGTTCTATCAATTCCTGCTCGATTTTTCCGCAAAGAATTATAATAGGAATTTCCTTTTTTAAAGCGAATTCTTTAAGTTTAATTATTGAAGGATTATTTTCCCCTTCTGGAAGATCTTTCTCGGAAATATTAGCAATATACATCATGGGCTTTATAGTAAGTAAAAACAGTTCCTTTTCTAAAAAATTTATTTCAGAATTATCAAAGAGTTTTAGGTTTTCTCTTAAAGGTTTAAGTTCCTCAAGTATATTTTTTGCTTTTATTAAAGTTTCAAGCTCAGCTTTAGCAGTTTTTGTATCAGTTTTTATAAGTTTTTTGGTTTTTTCTAACCTTTTTTCTAAAGTTTTAAGATCTGCCATTATAAGTTCTATTTCCACTATTTCTACATCTCTTATAGGATTTATATAACCTTCCACATGAGAAATTTTTTCATCTTCAAAACATCTTATTACATGAGCAATAGCAGAAACTTGTCTTATATAAGAAAGAAATTGATTCCCCAACCCTTCACCTTTACTTGCACCTTTAACCAGTCCAGCTATATCAATAAATTTTATAGTTGCTGGAGTTACCATTTTACTTTTTTCAAGCTCATAAATCTTATATAATCTTTCATCAGGAACATTAACTATTCCCACATTTGGCTCAATGGTACAAAAAGGATAATTAGCAACCTCTGCTTTATTAGCTTGAATTAATGCATTAAAAATAGTTGACTTACCAACATTGGGGAGTCCAACAATTCCTATTTCCATAAAGTTCCTTTAAGGAATTACTTTTCTAAAAGAGAATATAATATTTGATAAATATCCTTAGGAAATTTTACGATTTTGCCTTCTTTGTTAATAGGCACATGAACAGTATATCCCTCAGTAATAAGATTTTCATTTTTAAAGATTTTGTATTCAAATACCACTTTATAGGTTTTCAATTCTTTTATAGCAGTTCTTATAATTAAAAGATCATCATATTTAGCTGGAGCCTTATATCTAATGAAACTTTCAACTACAGGTAAAATAATACCTTTTTTTTCTTCTATTTCCTTATAACTTATACCTGCTGAACGGATTAATTCAGCTCTTCCTATTTCAAAAAGACGAAGATAATTTCCATAATACATAACCTCTCCACAATCAGTGTCTCCATAAAGAACTCTATAAGTTACTTCCTTTATCATATTTTTACTCTTGCAATTTTTTTAAACTGTGGTTATATGCAAACATTATGGATAATCAAATTTTAACTCAAAAAATTAAAAAGGTAATAGCAGGTCCTAAAAGAATTAAAAAACTTATTGAAAAGGTTGCTGAACAAATATTAAAAAAACATCCTATTTTAGATAAGGTATCTTTAATTGGTATTCAAACAGGGGGTGCCCCTTTTGCTAATAGATTAAGAGAAATACTTTTTCAAAAAACAGGGGTTGAAATACCTATAGGATATCTTGATATAACTTTATATAGAGATGATTGGACGAGAATTACCAATTATCCTAAGGTTAAGAAAACTGAAATACCCTTTTCTATAGAGGATCTTAATATTATTTTAGTCGATGATGTTATATATACTGGAAGAACTGTTAGAGCAGCTATGGATGCTCTTATAGATATAGGTCGTCCTAAAAAAATAGAACTTGCAGTTTTAGTGGATAGAGGGGGTAGAGAATTTCCTATAGAACCAAATTATGTAGGACTTAGAATTAAAAATATTAATTTTAACGAATATGTTTCAGTTTATTTCAAGGAACTTCATCAAAAGGATCAAATCTGTTTAGAAGTTTATCAATAATTTTCCAAATAGTGAATTTTTTCTTTTTTATGGGGAAAATTTTTAATTTTAGGGTATAATTTTTAATTTAAATGATTAGTTTTTGTGAAAAATTTTGCAAAGGAGGTCAATTTTAAATTATGTGCACTCTAAAGAGACTTGCGGAAAAGGGTATAATTACAG
The window above is part of the Thermodesulfobacterium geofontis OPF15 genome. Proteins encoded here:
- a CDS encoding MBL fold metallo-hydrolase translates to MKIVVLIENSVGVLIPTGLTGEHGLSLWIEHEEYNLLFDTGQTGKVVENALRLGIDLKKTDAIVLSHGHYDHTGGLKKVLEFIRKPINIYAHRDIYSLHYALEDYYVGIPFRRETLEGLGANFEWIKEPFEIFPNIWVSGEIPRKTTFEKMDPRLYVKRNGQKLPDPILDDMSLFIKTDKGLVIILGCAHSGVVNIIEYAKEVTKEERIYGIIGGTHLSSASGDQIEETLIYFAKLDFSILVANHCTGLKVASKFKEIFGNKFRFGTTGEIITI
- a CDS encoding NAD(+)/NADH kinase; amino-acid sequence: MLKFLFLKKETITLPEILEDLKKEKRLNLIPIEEVHKLSLEELKEVQAILVLGGDGTFLKAVPYAYKYDLPILGVNMGKFGFLTETYIEELPYTILALEKGLNFFEERTLLKVIYQNKEYVGLNEGAIMKGPTGKIIYLNLKINNIEVTTIYGDGLIISTPTGSTAYNLSAGGPIVHPKAKVFICTPICSFKINIRPLIIPDDCIIEVSVNKTDEDIHLLIDGQINLFIKKEEEILIKKAEKTLKLIPSLKRNYFQILKEKFQW
- a CDS encoding YtxH domain-containing protein; the encoded protein is MGEKKTIFLAFLVGFVAGGITALLLAPASGEEVRRKIKDEVEKTTEKLKAEAEALKEKAEELSAKAKEILKTKKEEIKEAIEKGKEAIKEKKEELASKLLKKEEEEI
- the glgP gene encoding alpha-glucan family phosphorylase, which codes for MEFKKFFVYPRIPEKLKKLLDLSNNLWFTWNYDALSIFYKIDAETFRRLKYNAKKFLYYLPKPIFQRLEKDERFLMDLEDIWETFEEYKEYKHPLIESANFTSEEIIAYFSTEFGFHPVLPVYAGGLGILAGDMIIGASDLGLPLIGIGLLYKNGYFRQKIDPLAKTQIEEADEVEVFLNFLQEVKTEKDEPLIINLEILDKPVKVKVWKLEVGRNICYFLDTDIYENSPEMRDILRYLYPGEPEKRIQQEIILGLGGYYALKAMGIKPKLYHLNEGHSAFVIFARLKDLIKEEGLSLEEAKMLIKETTIFTTHTPVISGNEHFPHELVKKYLFDLLEDVLDLETREKLFEEGFIGKDKTIFWLPALAIRNSSYVNAVSRIHQNTTKQMWNPLFEKFISEEVPIYYITNGVHWRWLSEPFYNLLKKYLGTHFIYMSEEDTGWEEILKIPGEEIWEAHKRNKYRLIAYLKKVLEEEYFKIRHLGKETRVFKFPTAHHLIITCARRVTGYKRNTLILYNKEKLAEILRNTDTILLFAGKAHPKDEEGKKMIKEILEFREQYNFYDKVIFLENYDIHLARYLVWGSDVWLNTPYRPMEASGTSGIKASMNGVLHLSVLDGWWPEGYTGNNGWAIHPKEGLPPYNAFEANQIYNLLENEIIPLFFERDEEGIPKNWIKMMKQAIYTACKHFSINRVLLEYTQKFYIPALENFKILTENNYAFLRELINKKNTILEKWKDIKILNVYDNLVGRNLFEEDKLELTVEIDLAGLSPDLIEVQVVFISEIYCVVAPGVEEEIERRLEVYPIPFKEYKDNKAIFYGVYPLYAHGLKQYSIRIVPKNVFIKRTSPDLIKWKN
- a CDS encoding glycoside hydrolase family 57 protein, encoding MLYVIFYFQVHQPFRINKYKVFDIKEKVDYFDEDLNKYIFNKVSERCYLPANKLFKNLIESSDGRFKISFSITGTFVEQAKRYRPDVFESFLDLVKTGGVELLNETYYHSLSSVFDLNEFLEQVAEHEELIKKEFGFIPTVFRNTELIYFDKLSDILLSLPHIKTILIEGADKILKGDSPLYPRISYNHAHLLLLKHYRLSDDIAFRFSDKSWEEYPLTAEKYVSWIKDLTLIEKGGKNLYLNLFMDYETFGEHQWKESGIFEFIKSVVELLLKERGIAFLLPSEVSHTLNYKPKTISVPEPTSWADIERDLSAWLSNSLQWNAMKTCYELLKIAKEKRKKDLISILKKLTTSDHFYYMCIKYFQDGDVHKYFSPYSSPEEVYRYYMSILSDIENRLEE
- a CDS encoding glycosyltransferase family 4 protein → MKVLMLTWEYPPFIVGGLGIACYGLFKALAEKGIKIYMILPTQEKVFFEISSSWEADYPTAKKWDKKQFEPIPLSFYEFHYLEPKGAYLSPHLISITKRWEPPQLKTQIFYEIPNEVLERLETLLSQDNSLISKVGTYTENVLEISKALDFNLIHAHDWLTYPAGLFLKKLYNVPLVTHIHATEFDRALGFGHPIIHEIEYLGLNFSDRVVAVSKYTSNLIKEHYKVPEEKIRVIYNAFSPPSKPPEKIKKFKEPVILFLGRLTIQKGPGIFLEFAKKIINTYGKKVRFLIAGAGEMERHLMLEAASLGIGTQIMFTGFLTRQEVETALSMSDVVVMPSPSEPFGLVALEAMSHGCALIVSKQSGVSEIIENAYKVDFWDINKMVEIVIDLLENPEKLAEIQEKAQIEVQKFKWEDRAEEVINIYRELVYNICFM
- a CDS encoding amylo-alpha-1,6-glucosidase, yielding MLKELFHLFTPYEWIITNRLGGYALGNAFLANSRKYHGLLIAGRKKGERIHLVSSVEEKVTFLSGLTYFLDTNFYRDITYPEGYKLIKEFFYLPYPSFYFACPQSKDFFLKKSIKMHKEKNLVLITYQNISTYPFKLEIRPKFSFRNHHTVQFEKDWKEADVEINIFEKEAFVSKNEFALFIYLSKGKIFKDPIFYYHVYYPIEEIRGYEATEDLFSPFKIEVDLNPAEKFYLIFSDIPVKDINKEIELIESYYRNYPELDLNKKSFSQEEYFKILDLMVESFLLEDDIVAGFPWFYCWGRDTFIGLPAIFYLEKGFEKAYTIFIKYKNLMKNGLIPNVVTDFSEINYNSIDGTLWFGLRIFQFIEFFKDKISEKQKNELLQAIKEIITQFLTNSFLPFRIDPEDGFIEIPDNINLALTWMDVVIDGIPITPRYGKPIEISALWYNLLKFSSKYLEEPFIKKYNINSLIRKQKKSFAKYFNGELWADRIYKKEPIFEIRPNYIIALSLPYDIADKTSMTKGLELAKKELLTSYGLRSLSPRHPNFRKNYFGSQYLRDLAYHNGTVWVWLLYPYAEVLKKVYKNKKILKEELNKLVKPFRDMIISGKIASIPELYDGENPYYPKGAHAQFWSVASIYLIEKGLQTLKGVII
- the ychF gene encoding redox-regulated ATPase YchF, with protein sequence MEIGIVGLPNVGKSTIFNALIQANKAEVANYPFCTIEPNVGIVNVPDERLYKIYELEKSKMVTPATIKFIDIAGLVKGASKGEGLGNQFLSYIRQVSAIAHVIRCFEDEKISHVEGYINPIRDVEIVEIELIMADLKTLEKRLEKTKKLIKTDTKTAKAELETLIKAKNILEELKPLRENLKLFDNSEINFLEKELFLLTIKPMMYIANISEKDLPEGENNPSIIKLKEFALKKEIPIIILCGKIEQELIELPKEERKDFMEALNLRESGLDKIIKVGYKILNLITFFTTNPKETRAWTIKKGTKALKAAGKIHSDMERGFIAAEVINYEDYIKIGSLHKAKELGLIKIEGKDYEIKDGDIVYFRFNV
- a CDS encoding acyl-CoA thioesterase; this encodes MIKEVTYRVLYGDTDCGEVMYYGNYLRLFEIGRAELIRSAGISYKEIEEKKGIILPVVESFIRYKAPAKYDDLLIIRTAIKELKTYKVVFEYKIFKNENLITEGYTVHVPINKEGKIVKFPKDIYQILYSLLEK